Proteins co-encoded in one Candida albicans SC5314 chromosome 3, complete sequence genomic window:
- a CDS encoding phosphatase (Predicted plasma membrane associated protein phosphatase; required for normal filamentous growth; mRNA binds She3 and is localized to hyphal tips) has product MGLLSSLLCCSIESKDDNDDKVHRPSTSNGIATTTSNKSNAAVTSASSKGNSSRNNQQDKAKKINTTTTKTTKANTTIIPTTNTSKSQSKNTPTRHGKDANTNENNSDLTKDNDIDVMGDEDEDEEDEVDALKPSKKDLLDDDQSINEIETIANTNDESNNNTPKSSNDTTKTDTNNTKINTSDIITQVPENGGAYTTTNSSNNYQKESRNSVQKNETRNGEDDDEEEDEDEDDDEDDESLEDLTKLQDGQAFNPETGYLLGKKDKNFGNKKCLILDLDETLVHSSFKYLRNADFVIPVEIDNQIHHVYVVKRPGVDEFLQKMGKLYEVVVFTASVSKYGDPLLDKLDIYNSVHHRLFRDSCYNYQGNFIKNLSQIGRPLEDTIIIDNSPASYIFHPDHSIPISSWFSDSHDNELLDLIPFLEDLAKPIVDDVGLVLDISL; this is encoded by the coding sequence ATGGGATTACTTTCATCGTTGCTTTGTTGCTCAATAGAGTCGAAAGATGATAACGATGACAAAGTACACCGACCATCTACATCTAATGGTATTGCAACAACCACATCTAACAAGAGCAATGCAGCTGTGACATCTGCAAGTCTGAAGGGAAACTCATCGCGGAATAACCAGCAAGACAAGGcgaaaaagataaatacaacaaccaccaaGACAACCAAAGCTaatacaacaataataccaaCGACAAATACATCCAAACTGCAATCAAAGAACACTCCAACGCGACATGGAAAGGATGCAAACACCAATGAAAACAATTCAGACTTGACTAAagataatgatattgatgtgATGGGGGATGAAGATGAGGATGAGGAGGATGAAGTTGATGCATTGAAGCCATCGAAAAAGGATCTATTAGATGAtgatcaatcaataaatgaaattgaaactatAGCTAATACGAATGACGAGTCAAATAATAACACACCAAAGTCTAGTAATGATACAACCAAAACTGAcactaataatactaaaatTAATACTAGTGATATAATAACCCAAGTGCCAGAGAACGGAGGGGCATATACAACTACTAACTCAAGcaataattatcaaaaagaaagtcGTAACCTGGTGCAAAAGAACGAGACCAGAAATggtgaagatgatgatgaagaagaagatgaagacgaagacgacgatgaagatgatgagtCACTTGAGGATTTAACTAAATTACAGGATGGACAAGCATTTAATCCAGAAACAGGATACTTATTAGGTAAGAAGGATAAGAATTTTGGTAATAAAAAATGTCTTATCTTAGATCTTGATGAAACTTTGGTCCATTCAAGCTTCAAATATTTACGTAATGCCGACTTTGTTATACCGGTTGAGATAGATAATCAAATCCATCATGTTTATGTTGTGAAGAGGCCTGGTGTTGACGAgtttttacaaaaaatgGGCAAATTATACgaagttgttgttttcacGGCATCAGTGCTGAAATATGGAGACCCACTATTAGATAAACTAGATATATATAACTCGGTACATCATCGATTGTTTCGAGATTCTTGTTACAATTATCAAGGcaattttataaaaaacTTGTCACAAATTGGTCGTCCATTAGAAGATAccataataattgataactCACCAGCATCATATATTTTCCACCCAGACCATTCTATACCTATCAGTAGTTGGTTCAGTGATCTGcatgataatgaattgttAGATTTGATTCCATTTTTGGAAGATTTAGCAAAGccaattgttgatgatgttggATTGGTTTTAGATATATCCTTATAG